A part of Rhinolophus ferrumequinum isolate MPI-CBG mRhiFer1 chromosome 11, mRhiFer1_v1.p, whole genome shotgun sequence genomic DNA contains:
- the TRIM6 gene encoding tripartite motif-containing protein 6 isoform X2, translated as MAAMTSTLLVDIQDEVTCPICLELLTEPLSIDCGHSFCQACITENSQESVIGQEGESSCPVCQTSYQLRNLRPNRHLANIAERLREVVLGSGKQLTVILCAHHREKLQLFCKEDGKLICWLCERSQEHRGHHTFLMEEVAQEYQEKFQESLKRLRQEQQEAEKLKAVITEKRTHWKSQMEPERHRIQTEFNQLRSILDKEEQRQLKKLEEEQRKGLSIIEEAEDELVHQSQALRELISDLERRCQGSTMELLQDVSDVTERSEFWTLKRPQSLPTKLKSVFRAPDLKKMLRVFRGLTDVQSYWVDVTLNPQTANLNLVLSKNRRQVRFVGSKLSGSHLEEHYDCGILGSQHFSSGKHYWEVDVAKKTDWILGVCSNAVGPPFSFNQSASTRNVYSRYQPQSGYWVIGLHHKHEYRAYEDPSSSLLLSMTVPPRRVGVFLDYEAGTVSFFNVTNHGFPIYTFTKYYFPTTLCPYFNPCNCVVPMTLRRPSA; from the exons ATGGCTGCAATGACTTCAACATTACTGGTAGACATACAGGATGAGGTCACCTGCCCCATCTGCCTGGAACTCCTGACAGAACCCCTGAGCATAGACTGTGGCCACAGCTTCTGCCAAGCCTGCATTACGGAGAATAGCCAGGAATCGGTGATCGGCCAAGAAGGGGAAAGCAGCTGTCCTGTGTGCCAGACCAGCTACCAGCTCAGGAACCTACGGCCTAATCGGCACCTGGCCAACATAGCggagaggctcagggaggtggtGTTGGGCTCAGGGAAACAGCTAACGGTGATTCTTTGTGCGCACCATAGAGAGAAGCTGCAGCTCTTCTGTAAGGAGGATGGGAAGCTCATTTGCTGGCTTTGTGAGCGGTCTCAGGAGCACCGTGGTCACCACACGTTTCTCATGGAGGAGGTTGCCCAGGAATACCAG GAGAAGTTCCAAGAGTCTCTGAAGAGGTTGAGGCAAGAGCAGCAGGAAGCTGAAAAACTAAAAGCTGTTATCACAGAGAAGAGGACACACTGGAAG AGTCAAATGGAACCTGAGAGACACAGGATCCAGACAGAGTTTAATCAGTTGAGAAGCATCCTGGACAAAGAGGAGCAGCGGCAACTGAAAAAGTTGGAGGAAGAACAGAGGAAGGGGCTGAGTATTATAGAAGAGGCTGAGGATGAGCTGGTCCACCAGAGCCAGGCACTGAGAGAGCTCATCTCAGATCTGGAGCGTCGGTGTCAGGGGTCCACAATGGAATTGCTGCAG GATGTGAGTGATGTCACAGAAAG GAGTGAGTTCTGGACCCTGAAGAGGCCACAATCTCTCCCTACCAAGCTGAAGAGTGTGTTTCGAGCTCCAGATCTGAAAAAGATGCTGCGAGTGTTCAGAG GGCTGACGGATGTCCAAAGCTACTGGG TGGACGTGACTCTGAATCCACAAACAGCTAATTTAAATCTTGTCCTGTCTAAAAACCGGAGACAGGTGAGATTTGTAGGCTCCAAGCTGTCCGGGTCTCATCTGGAAGAGCATTATGACTGTGGTATCCTGGGCTCTCAGCACTTCTCCTCAGGAAAACATTACTGGGAGGTAGATGTGGCCAAGAAGACTGACTGGATCCTGGGGGTGTGCAGTAATGCAGTGGGCCCTCCATTCTCTTTCAACCAGTCTGCAAGCACTCGGAATGTTTACTCCAGATATCAACCTCAGAGTGGGTACTGGGTGATAGGGTTACATCATAAACACGAGTATAGAGCCTATGAGGACCCTTCCAGTTCCCTGCTCCTCTCCATGACAGTGCCTCCTCGCCGCGTTGGGGTTTTCTTAGACTATGAGGCCGGCACGGTCTCCTTTTTTAATGTCACAAACCATGGCTTTCCCATCTACACCTTCACTAAATACTACTTTCCTACCACTCTTTGTCCATATTTTAATCCTTGCAACTGTGTAGTCCCGATGACCTTGCGTCGCCCAAGCGCTTAA
- the TRIM6 gene encoding tripartite motif-containing protein 6 isoform X1, with translation MTSTLLVDIQDEVTCPICLELLTEPLSIDCGHSFCQACITENSQESVIGQEGESSCPVCQTSYQLRNLRPNRHLANIAERLREVVLGSGKQLTVILCAHHREKLQLFCKEDGKLICWLCERSQEHRGHHTFLMEEVAQEYQEKFQESLKRLRQEQQEAEKLKAVITEKRTHWKVKEITKCFNQLRSILDKEEQRQLKKLEEEQRKGLSIIEEAEDELVHQSQALRELISDLERRCQGSTMELLQDVSDVTERSEFWTLKRPQSLPTKLKSVFRAPDLKKMLRVFRGLTDVQSYWVDVTLNPQTANLNLVLSKNRRQVRFVGSKLSGSHLEEHYDCGILGSQHFSSGKHYWEVDVAKKTDWILGVCSNAVGPPFSFNQSASTRNVYSRYQPQSGYWVIGLHHKHEYRAYEDPSSSLLLSMTVPPRRVGVFLDYEAGTVSFFNVTNHGFPIYTFTKYYFPTTLCPYFNPCNCVVPMTLRRPSA, from the exons ATGACTTCAACATTACTGGTAGACATACAGGATGAGGTCACCTGCCCCATCTGCCTGGAACTCCTGACAGAACCCCTGAGCATAGACTGTGGCCACAGCTTCTGCCAAGCCTGCATTACGGAGAATAGCCAGGAATCGGTGATCGGCCAAGAAGGGGAAAGCAGCTGTCCTGTGTGCCAGACCAGCTACCAGCTCAGGAACCTACGGCCTAATCGGCACCTGGCCAACATAGCggagaggctcagggaggtggtGTTGGGCTCAGGGAAACAGCTAACGGTGATTCTTTGTGCGCACCATAGAGAGAAGCTGCAGCTCTTCTGTAAGGAGGATGGGAAGCTCATTTGCTGGCTTTGTGAGCGGTCTCAGGAGCACCGTGGTCACCACACGTTTCTCATGGAGGAGGTTGCCCAGGAATACCAG GAGAAGTTCCAAGAGTCTCTGAAGAGGTTGAGGCAAGAGCAGCAGGAAGCTGAAAAACTAAAAGCTGTTATCACAGAGAAGAGGACACACTGGAAGGTAAAAGAGATTACTAAATGT TTTAATCAGTTGAGAAGCATCCTGGACAAAGAGGAGCAGCGGCAACTGAAAAAGTTGGAGGAAGAACAGAGGAAGGGGCTGAGTATTATAGAAGAGGCTGAGGATGAGCTGGTCCACCAGAGCCAGGCACTGAGAGAGCTCATCTCAGATCTGGAGCGTCGGTGTCAGGGGTCCACAATGGAATTGCTGCAG GATGTGAGTGATGTCACAGAAAG GAGTGAGTTCTGGACCCTGAAGAGGCCACAATCTCTCCCTACCAAGCTGAAGAGTGTGTTTCGAGCTCCAGATCTGAAAAAGATGCTGCGAGTGTTCAGAG GGCTGACGGATGTCCAAAGCTACTGGG TGGACGTGACTCTGAATCCACAAACAGCTAATTTAAATCTTGTCCTGTCTAAAAACCGGAGACAGGTGAGATTTGTAGGCTCCAAGCTGTCCGGGTCTCATCTGGAAGAGCATTATGACTGTGGTATCCTGGGCTCTCAGCACTTCTCCTCAGGAAAACATTACTGGGAGGTAGATGTGGCCAAGAAGACTGACTGGATCCTGGGGGTGTGCAGTAATGCAGTGGGCCCTCCATTCTCTTTCAACCAGTCTGCAAGCACTCGGAATGTTTACTCCAGATATCAACCTCAGAGTGGGTACTGGGTGATAGGGTTACATCATAAACACGAGTATAGAGCCTATGAGGACCCTTCCAGTTCCCTGCTCCTCTCCATGACAGTGCCTCCTCGCCGCGTTGGGGTTTTCTTAGACTATGAGGCCGGCACGGTCTCCTTTTTTAATGTCACAAACCATGGCTTTCCCATCTACACCTTCACTAAATACTACTTTCCTACCACTCTTTGTCCATATTTTAATCCTTGCAACTGTGTAGTCCCGATGACCTTGCGTCGCCCAAGCGCTTAA
- the TRIM34 gene encoding E3 ubiquitin-protein ligase TRIM34 isoform X1, protein MGSEAFPFNLPMHPGIFKQEEPQESGQEEARGGAAGVLKFLVNIQEDMTCPICLELLTEPLSLDCGHSFCQTCITDNKESEIGPRGENRCPVCGIRYSLRNLWLNQHLANIVEGFREVKLSPEEGQKRDLCVRHAEKLLLFCKEDRKVICRLCEKSQEHRGHHIFLMEEVVQESREKLQASLERLRKEQQEAEKLGAEVREERTSWKYQIQTERQRIQTEFNQLRRILDSEEQKELEKLEEEEKKTLEGLAEAEDELLQQSQLLKELISDLERRSEWSTMELLQDMSGIMKWSDTWTLKKPKTVSTKLKSGFRAPDLSGMLHMFKQLTHVQCYWVDITLNPFNLNLNLVLSEDQRQLASMPIWPVKYYNYGTLGSEYFSSGKHYWEIDVSKKTAWILGVYCRRHSRNTKIGVRRGINHQNVYSRFRPDNGYWVVGLQNESEYNAFEDSSTSDPKVLTLSMAVPPCRVGVFLDYEAGTVSFFNVTNHGSLIYKFSKCRFSQAAYPYFNPWNCPAPMTLCQPNS, encoded by the exons ATGGGGTCTGAAG CATTCCCTTTCAATCTGCCCATGCATCCAGGAATCTTTAAGCAAGAAGAGCCTCAAGAGTCAGGACAGGAAGAAGCCAGGGGAGGAGCTGCTGGGGTTTTAAAATTCCTGGTGAACATACAAGAAGACATGACTTGTCCCATCTGTCTGGAGCTTTTGACAGAACCCCTGAGTCTAGACTGTGGCCACAGCTTCTGCCAAACCTGCATCACTGACAACAAGGAGTCAGAGATTGGCCCAAGAGGGGAAAACAGATGTCCTGTGTGTGGTATCAGGTATTCCCTTAGAAATCTATGGCTTAATCAGCATCTGGCCAACATAGTGGAAGGGTTCAGGGAGGTCAAGTTGAGCCCAGAGGAGGGGCAGAAGAGAGATCTCTGTGTGCGCCATGCAGAGAAACTCCTGCTCTTCTGTAAGGAGGATCGGAAGGTCATTTGTCGGCTTTGTGAGAAGTCTCAGGAGCACCGTGGTCACCACATATTCCTCATGGAGGAGGTTGTCCAGGAGTCTCGG GAGAAGCTCCAGGCATCTCTAGAGAGACTGAGGAAAGAGCAACAGGAAGCTGAGAAGTTGGGAGCTGAAGTTAGAGAAGAGAGAACTTCCTGGAAG TATCAGATACAGACTGAGAGACAAAGGATACAAACAGAATTTAATCAGCTTAGAAGAATCCTGGACAGTGAGGAGCAAAAAGAACTGGAGAAattggaggaagaggaaaagaagacattGGAGGGCTTGGCTGAGGCTGAGGATGAACTGCTCCAGCAGAGCCAGTTGCTGAAAGAGCTCATCTCAGATCTGGAGCGTCGCAGTGAATGGTCAACAATGGAGCTGCTGCAG gACATGAGTGGAATCATGAAATG GAGTGACACTTGGACACTGAAGAAGCCAAAAACTGTTTCCACAAAACTGAAGAGTGGATTCCGTGCTCCAGATCTGAGTGGAATGCTGCACATGTTTAAAC AGCTAACACATGTCCAGTGCTACTGGG tgGACATCACATTGAATCCATTCAACCTAAATCTGAATCTTGTCCTTTCAGAGGATCAGAGACAGTTGGCGTCTATGCCAATTTGGCCTGTAAAGTATTATAATTATGGTACCTTGGGCTCCGAATATTTCTCCTCAGGGAAACACTATTGGGAAATAGATGTGTCCAAGAAGACTGCCTGGATCCTGGGGGTATACTGTAGAAGACATTCCCGTAATACAAAGATTGGTGTTAGACGAGGCataaatcatcaaaatgtttacTCCAGATTCAGACCTGACAATGGCTACTGGGTTGTAGGATTACAGAATGAATCTGAGTACAATGCCTTTGAGGACTCTTCCACCTCTGATCCCAAGGTCTTGACTCTTTCCATGGCTGTTCCTCCCTGTCGTGTTGGGGTTTTCCTAGACTATGAAGCAGGCACTGTCTCATTTTTTAATGTCACAAACCACGGGTCACTCATCTACAAGTTCTCTAAATGTCGCTTTTCTCAGGCTGCATATCCATATTTCAATCCTTGGAACTGTCCAGCTCCCATGACTCTGTGCCAGCCAAACTCCTGA
- the TRIM34 gene encoding E3 ubiquitin-protein ligase TRIM34 isoform X2, with product MGSEGIFKQEEPQESGQEEARGGAAGVLKFLVNIQEDMTCPICLELLTEPLSLDCGHSFCQTCITDNKESEIGPRGENRCPVCGIRYSLRNLWLNQHLANIVEGFREVKLSPEEGQKRDLCVRHAEKLLLFCKEDRKVICRLCEKSQEHRGHHIFLMEEVVQESREKLQASLERLRKEQQEAEKLGAEVREERTSWKYQIQTERQRIQTEFNQLRRILDSEEQKELEKLEEEEKKTLEGLAEAEDELLQQSQLLKELISDLERRSEWSTMELLQDMSGIMKWSDTWTLKKPKTVSTKLKSGFRAPDLSGMLHMFKQLTHVQCYWVDITLNPFNLNLNLVLSEDQRQLASMPIWPVKYYNYGTLGSEYFSSGKHYWEIDVSKKTAWILGVYCRRHSRNTKIGVRRGINHQNVYSRFRPDNGYWVVGLQNESEYNAFEDSSTSDPKVLTLSMAVPPCRVGVFLDYEAGTVSFFNVTNHGSLIYKFSKCRFSQAAYPYFNPWNCPAPMTLCQPNS from the exons ATGGGGTCTGAAG GAATCTTTAAGCAAGAAGAGCCTCAAGAGTCAGGACAGGAAGAAGCCAGGGGAGGAGCTGCTGGGGTTTTAAAATTCCTGGTGAACATACAAGAAGACATGACTTGTCCCATCTGTCTGGAGCTTTTGACAGAACCCCTGAGTCTAGACTGTGGCCACAGCTTCTGCCAAACCTGCATCACTGACAACAAGGAGTCAGAGATTGGCCCAAGAGGGGAAAACAGATGTCCTGTGTGTGGTATCAGGTATTCCCTTAGAAATCTATGGCTTAATCAGCATCTGGCCAACATAGTGGAAGGGTTCAGGGAGGTCAAGTTGAGCCCAGAGGAGGGGCAGAAGAGAGATCTCTGTGTGCGCCATGCAGAGAAACTCCTGCTCTTCTGTAAGGAGGATCGGAAGGTCATTTGTCGGCTTTGTGAGAAGTCTCAGGAGCACCGTGGTCACCACATATTCCTCATGGAGGAGGTTGTCCAGGAGTCTCGG GAGAAGCTCCAGGCATCTCTAGAGAGACTGAGGAAAGAGCAACAGGAAGCTGAGAAGTTGGGAGCTGAAGTTAGAGAAGAGAGAACTTCCTGGAAG TATCAGATACAGACTGAGAGACAAAGGATACAAACAGAATTTAATCAGCTTAGAAGAATCCTGGACAGTGAGGAGCAAAAAGAACTGGAGAAattggaggaagaggaaaagaagacattGGAGGGCTTGGCTGAGGCTGAGGATGAACTGCTCCAGCAGAGCCAGTTGCTGAAAGAGCTCATCTCAGATCTGGAGCGTCGCAGTGAATGGTCAACAATGGAGCTGCTGCAG gACATGAGTGGAATCATGAAATG GAGTGACACTTGGACACTGAAGAAGCCAAAAACTGTTTCCACAAAACTGAAGAGTGGATTCCGTGCTCCAGATCTGAGTGGAATGCTGCACATGTTTAAAC AGCTAACACATGTCCAGTGCTACTGGG tgGACATCACATTGAATCCATTCAACCTAAATCTGAATCTTGTCCTTTCAGAGGATCAGAGACAGTTGGCGTCTATGCCAATTTGGCCTGTAAAGTATTATAATTATGGTACCTTGGGCTCCGAATATTTCTCCTCAGGGAAACACTATTGGGAAATAGATGTGTCCAAGAAGACTGCCTGGATCCTGGGGGTATACTGTAGAAGACATTCCCGTAATACAAAGATTGGTGTTAGACGAGGCataaatcatcaaaatgtttacTCCAGATTCAGACCTGACAATGGCTACTGGGTTGTAGGATTACAGAATGAATCTGAGTACAATGCCTTTGAGGACTCTTCCACCTCTGATCCCAAGGTCTTGACTCTTTCCATGGCTGTTCCTCCCTGTCGTGTTGGGGTTTTCCTAGACTATGAAGCAGGCACTGTCTCATTTTTTAATGTCACAAACCACGGGTCACTCATCTACAAGTTCTCTAAATGTCGCTTTTCTCAGGCTGCATATCCATATTTCAATCCTTGGAACTGTCCAGCTCCCATGACTCTGTGCCAGCCAAACTCCTGA